The proteins below come from a single Chryseobacterium bernardetii genomic window:
- the serC gene encoding 3-phosphoserine/phosphohydroxythreonine transaminase, translating into MNKKHNFSAGPCILPQEVFEKSAQAILDFNGIGLSLLEISHRSKDFVAVMDEARAIVKRLMNLGDDYEVLYLGSGASMQFAMVPYNLMKVGGKAAYLDTGTWAAGAIKEAKKLGTVDVVGSSKEENYSFIPKNYTVGSEYDYFHCTSNNTIYGTQMKAFPEVDTLMVCDMSSDIFSRQLDFSKFDLIYAGAQKNMGPAGVTLVVIKKEILGKTGRENMLSMLDYSQHISKESMYNTPPVFPIYASLLTLQHLENNGGIAAAEQRNEAKAKLLYDEIDSNPLFETFCVKEDRSLMNVSFKITDESKKEEFDNAWKAAGISGLNGHRSLGGYRASLYNALPIESVQVLVDVMKSIK; encoded by the coding sequence ATGAACAAAAAGCACAACTTCAGCGCAGGGCCATGTATTTTACCACAAGAGGTATTTGAAAAATCAGCACAGGCAATCTTAGACTTTAATGGGATTGGATTATCTCTTCTTGAAATTTCGCACAGAAGTAAGGATTTCGTTGCTGTAATGGACGAAGCCCGTGCAATTGTAAAAAGGCTGATGAACCTTGGTGATGATTATGAGGTACTTTATTTAGGAAGCGGGGCAAGCATGCAGTTTGCCATGGTGCCTTACAACCTGATGAAAGTAGGAGGAAAAGCGGCTTATCTGGATACAGGTACCTGGGCAGCAGGAGCTATTAAAGAAGCAAAAAAACTCGGGACTGTAGATGTAGTAGGATCTTCAAAAGAAGAAAACTATTCTTTTATTCCTAAAAATTATACAGTAGGTTCGGAATACGATTATTTCCACTGTACTTCCAACAATACTATTTACGGAACCCAGATGAAAGCCTTCCCTGAAGTGGATACGCTGATGGTATGTGATATGAGTTCTGATATTTTTTCAAGACAGCTGGATTTTTCAAAATTTGATTTAATCTATGCCGGAGCTCAGAAAAATATGGGGCCTGCAGGAGTTACTTTAGTGGTAATCAAAAAAGAAATCCTTGGAAAAACAGGAAGAGAAAATATGCTGTCTATGCTTGATTACTCTCAGCATATTTCTAAAGAATCTATGTACAATACTCCTCCGGTGTTCCCTATTTATGCCTCTCTGTTAACATTACAACACCTTGAAAACAACGGTGGTATTGCCGCGGCGGAACAAAGAAACGAAGCTAAGGCTAAGCTTTTATACGATGAAATTGACAGCAATCCGTTATTTGAAACATTCTGCGTGAAAGAAGACCGTTCGTTAATGAATGTTTCTTTCAAAATTACAGATGAAAGCAAAAAAGAAGAGTTTGATAATGCATGGAAAGCTGCAGGAATCAGCGGACTTAACGGCCACAGAAGCCTTGGAGGTTACAGAGCCAGCTTATACAATGCCTTACCTATTGAAAGTGTACAGGTATTGGTAGATGTAATGAAGTCGATAAAATAG
- a CDS encoding 4Fe-4S binding protein, which produces MAIKITDECINCGACEPECPNNAIYEGAVDWKASDGTSLQGTVTLPSGLTVDANAAQEPVSDDVYFIVTDKCTECKGFHEEPQCAAVCPVDCCVPDEDHVESEEALLNKKAFLHGE; this is translated from the coding sequence ATGGCTATTAAAATAACTGATGAATGCATTAACTGTGGGGCTTGTGAACCGGAATGTCCAAACAATGCAATATATGAAGGAGCTGTAGATTGGAAAGCTTCTGATGGTACAAGTCTTCAAGGAACTGTTACATTACCGTCAGGACTTACTGTGGATGCCAATGCAGCCCAGGAACCTGTAAGTGATGATGTTTATTTCATTGTTACTGATAAATGTACAGAATGTAAAGGATTCCACGAAGAGCCACAATGTGCTGCAGTATGTCCGGTAGACTGCTGCGTACCAGATGAAGATCATGTAGAATCTGAAGAGGCTCTTCTTAATAAAAAAGCGTTCCTACACGGCGAATAA
- a CDS encoding acyl-CoA reductase, giving the protein MNTENQVLGLIKLSDYIKAFLAKKPEDHNEDDVNIELLLKKSEIENPWFTVDNQKFALKQWADLLTEENIKNWLKNYSISKISKRVGLILAGNIPLVGFHDVISVVLSNHIPVIKLSSKDKYLIPFLLKKWKEFSGDQIQFEFVEKLENFDAVIATGSNNTARYLEYYFKNHLSIIRKNRTSVAVLKGDETDEELQLLANDIFQYFGLGCRNVTRIFIPQDFVIDRLFENFLGFQDIINHNKYANNYDYNRAVYLLNQEKFWDNNFVMLKEDDKLFSPLSVINFSRYKSLDEVKSFIAENEENIQCVVAKTDLGLNSISLGEAQNPGLDTYADNVDTMKFLELV; this is encoded by the coding sequence ATGAATACCGAAAATCAAGTTTTAGGACTTATTAAATTAAGTGATTATATAAAAGCGTTTTTAGCGAAGAAACCGGAAGATCACAATGAAGATGATGTAAATATTGAATTATTATTAAAAAAATCTGAAATAGAAAACCCATGGTTTACTGTTGATAATCAGAAATTTGCTTTGAAACAGTGGGCAGACCTTCTTACTGAAGAAAATATTAAAAACTGGCTTAAAAATTATTCAATCTCCAAAATTTCAAAGAGAGTAGGATTGATTTTAGCTGGAAATATTCCTTTGGTAGGGTTCCATGATGTGATTTCTGTGGTGCTAAGTAATCATATTCCAGTAATCAAATTGTCTTCTAAGGATAAATATCTGATTCCGTTTTTGTTAAAAAAATGGAAAGAGTTTTCCGGCGATCAGATTCAATTTGAATTTGTAGAGAAATTGGAGAATTTTGATGCAGTTATTGCTACCGGAAGTAATAATACGGCAAGATATCTTGAGTATTATTTTAAAAACCATTTAAGCATTATCCGTAAAAACAGAACTTCTGTTGCTGTTTTAAAAGGAGATGAGACAGATGAGGAGCTGCAGCTTTTAGCCAATGATATTTTCCAATACTTTGGTTTAGGATGCAGAAATGTAACGAGGATATTTATTCCTCAGGATTTTGTGATCGACAGGCTGTTTGAGAACTTCTTAGGATTCCAGGATATTATCAATCATAATAAATACGCGAATAATTATGATTATAACAGAGCTGTTTATCTTCTGAACCAGGAAAAATTCTGGGATAATAATTTTGTGATGCTGAAAGAAGATGACAAATTGTTCAGTCCGCTTTCTGTGATTAATTTTAGTCGTTACAAATCATTGGATGAGGTGAAAAGTTTTATTGCTGAAAATGAAGAAAATATTCAGTGCGTAGTAGCTAAGACAGATTTGGGGTTAAACTCAATTTCTCTTGGTGAAGCGCAAAATCCGGGACTTGACACCTATGCGGATAATGTAGATACAATGAAATTTTTAGAACTGGTCTGA
- a CDS encoding peptidylprolyl isomerase produces MKKLFLGLAVVGTQLIFAQKVVGLKVEDGQKKEQPATISKDKVNLYNENFQKFFTALQASDYKAVNEVLSDKVKEIVTEDVLKKVKEGIDTNKKLDILKVGYYVTMDGISHPNIKYKYAGDSSSKEVISAVFDDDGKLLGVLPAKKGK; encoded by the coding sequence ATGAAAAAGTTATTTTTAGGTCTGGCAGTTGTTGGCACGCAGCTGATATTTGCTCAGAAAGTTGTGGGACTGAAGGTAGAGGATGGCCAAAAGAAAGAGCAGCCGGCTACTATAAGTAAGGATAAGGTCAATCTTTATAATGAAAATTTCCAGAAATTTTTCACAGCTTTGCAGGCTTCAGATTATAAAGCAGTAAACGAAGTACTTTCTGATAAAGTAAAAGAAATTGTTACTGAAGATGTTCTTAAAAAAGTAAAGGAAGGTATTGATACCAATAAAAAGCTGGATATCTTAAAAGTAGGGTATTATGTAACGATGGATGGCATTAGTCATCCTAATATTAAATACAAATATGCCGGAGATTCTTCATCGAAAGAAGTGATAAGTGCCGTATTTGATGATGATGGAAAGCTTCTTGGAGTATTGCCTGCTAAAAAAGGGAAATAA
- a CDS encoding Bax inhibitor-1/YccA family protein — MMTDVLVAHSSEVEKANFYKKTYLHVALSILAFIGVETILQKIVPPELIAMMFQGRFTWLLIIGVFWLASILASKWSLSQSQSTQYLGLGFYVVLEAVIFLPLLYIASNIAGANIIFQAATLTVAMFAGISAVAFTSKRDFSFLRNIIIIGGFISIGLIIGGMVFGFNLGLWFSVGMVILASATILYQTSKLKDSYATNQYVGAALQLFASIMLLFWYILNILMSRRN, encoded by the coding sequence ATGATGACAGATGTTTTAGTCGCTCATTCTTCGGAAGTGGAGAAAGCGAATTTTTACAAGAAGACGTATTTGCATGTGGCTTTATCAATTCTTGCTTTTATTGGAGTGGAGACTATTTTGCAGAAGATTGTCCCCCCTGAGCTTATTGCGATGATGTTTCAGGGAAGATTTACCTGGTTATTAATCATCGGGGTTTTCTGGCTGGCCTCTATCTTAGCTTCTAAATGGTCGCTTTCACAAAGTCAGTCTACCCAGTATCTTGGCTTGGGATTTTATGTTGTATTGGAGGCTGTTATTTTTCTTCCATTACTTTATATAGCTAGTAATATTGCGGGTGCTAATATTATCTTCCAGGCAGCTACTTTAACGGTTGCTATGTTTGCAGGTATTTCAGCAGTTGCTTTTACTTCCAAAAGAGATTTTTCTTTTTTAAGAAATATCATTATTATCGGAGGTTTTATTTCCATCGGTTTAATCATTGGCGGAATGGTCTTTGGCTTTAACCTTGGACTATGGTTCTCTGTAGGGATGGTTATCCTTGCTTCTGCAACCATTTTATATCAGACAAGTAAGCTGAAGGATTCTTATGCTACCAATCAGTATGTAGGAGCGGCATTACAGCTTTTTGCTTCTATTATGCTTTTATTCTGGTATATACTGAATATTCTGATGAGCAGAAGAAACTAA
- a CDS encoding DUF6952 family protein: protein MKLPVIRQFYQNQTPENLEKTLEVLESFCEFRGTSEEDLNVAGELITNICGALEVHANVQNGMSEKDALNSFAQKVLGSIDK, encoded by the coding sequence ATGAAATTACCCGTAATCAGACAATTCTATCAAAATCAGACCCCTGAGAACCTGGAAAAAACATTAGAAGTCCTTGAAAGTTTCTGCGAATTCAGAGGAACAAGTGAAGAGGATTTAAATGTTGCCGGAGAGCTTATTACCAACATTTGCGGAGCTTTGGAAGTTCACGCTAACGTACAGAACGGAATGAGCGAAAAAGATGCCCTGAATTCTTTTGCTCAAAAGGTTTTAGGATCTATTGACAAGTAG
- a CDS encoding thioredoxin family protein, with protein MYTELTEDTLQNIVNDNEKVVVQYGATWCGNCRIMKPKFKKLASENESIPFLYVDAEKLPESRKLAKVDNLPTFAIFKNGELVNQVQSNQAESLINLFNELA; from the coding sequence ATGTACACAGAATTAACCGAAGATACATTACAGAATATAGTAAACGACAACGAAAAAGTAGTTGTTCAGTACGGTGCCACATGGTGCGGAAACTGCAGAATCATGAAGCCGAAATTTAAAAAATTAGCATCTGAGAACGAATCTATTCCTTTCTTATATGTAGATGCTGAAAAACTTCCTGAAAGCAGAAAATTAGCAAAGGTAGACAACTTACCTACATTCGCTATCTTTAAAAATGGTGAACTGGTAAATCAGGTTCAGTCTAACCAGGCAGAAAGTTTAATTAACCTTTTTAATGAATTAGCATAA
- a CDS encoding peroxiredoxin, which translates to MSLVGKKFPNLTIDAMSEMGDDLRINIFEEATKNQQKVLLFWYPKDFTFVCPTELHAFQEALGEFEKRNTKVIGASCDTNEVHFAWLNTPKDNGGIEGVTYPLLADTHRQLANTLGIVDQDFEYNEEGEEIFTGSNVTYRATYLIDETGKIFHEAVNDMPLGRNVKEFLRLIDAYTHVQKHGEVCPANWEEGKEAMKADRTSTAEYLAKN; encoded by the coding sequence ATGTCTTTAGTAGGAAAAAAATTCCCGAACTTAACAATCGACGCAATGTCTGAAATGGGTGATGATTTAAGAATCAACATCTTTGAAGAAGCGACTAAAAACCAGCAAAAAGTTCTTTTGTTCTGGTACCCTAAAGATTTCACTTTTGTATGCCCTACTGAGCTTCACGCTTTCCAGGAGGCTTTAGGTGAATTCGAAAAAAGAAACACTAAAGTAATTGGTGCATCTTGTGATACAAACGAAGTACACTTCGCTTGGTTAAATACACCAAAAGATAACGGAGGTATTGAAGGGGTAACTTATCCGCTTTTAGCTGATACTCACAGACAATTAGCAAACACTTTAGGGATTGTAGATCAGGATTTCGAATACAATGAAGAAGGAGAAGAAATCTTTACAGGTTCTAACGTAACTTACAGAGCGACTTACCTTATCGATGAAACTGGAAAAATCTTCCACGAAGCGGTGAACGATATGCCTCTAGGTAGAAACGTAAAAGAATTCTTAAGATTAATTGACGCTTACACTCACGTTCAAAAACATGGTGAAGTATGTCCTGCAAACTGGGAAGAAGGAAAAGAAGCTATGAAAGCTGACAGAACTTCTACAGCAGAATACTTAGCAAAAAATTAA